One part of the Hydrogenobacter sp. T-2 genome encodes these proteins:
- a CDS encoding YqiA/YcfP family alpha/beta fold hydrolase has protein sequence MFIYESTNPEVILIHLHGFASDIKGTKVSILRERSLQGRFSLFAMDMDYQTTTTSRVLEVLDALVKGFSQKFSQVWLSGSSHGGYTSLNYLKFYKPEKVKRVFLFAPSYSTLALTVKEVGEARCKNWLEGKEDLNFTECETGLELTINKEFAVDILKKGYEILRDSHVDFPSEVPYEIYVFHGRQDSTVPIEHSKLFISKVKVKEFLELEDDHRLSKTFKWLVEKYM, from the coding sequence ATGTTCATTTATGAGTCTACCAACCCTGAGGTTATTTTAATACACCTTCATGGATTTGCCAGCGATATCAAAGGCACTAAGGTAAGCATTCTAAGGGAGAGGAGTTTGCAAGGCAGGTTTTCCCTCTTTGCTATGGATATGGACTATCAGACTACTACCACGAGCAGGGTCTTGGAGGTATTGGATGCCCTTGTAAAGGGCTTTTCTCAAAAGTTTTCCCAAGTTTGGCTCTCTGGAAGTTCTCACGGTGGATATACCTCTCTAAACTATCTCAAGTTTTACAAACCAGAAAAGGTCAAAAGGGTTTTCCTCTTTGCCCCTTCTTACTCAACACTTGCTCTTACTGTAAAGGAGGTGGGAGAGGCAAGGTGCAAAAATTGGCTGGAGGGTAAGGAAGACCTGAACTTTACAGAGTGCGAAACTGGTCTTGAACTTACCATAAACAAAGAGTTTGCGGTAGATATACTCAAAAAGGGTTATGAAATACTAAGAGACAGCCATGTAGACTTTCCCTCAGAAGTTCCTTATGAGATTTATGTATTCCACGGCAGGCAAGACAGCACGGTGCCAATAGAACACTCAAAGCTTTTTATAAGCAAGGTGAAGGTTAAAGAGTTTCTTGAGCTTGAGGATGACCATAGGCTTAGCAAGACTTTCAAGTGGCTTGTGGAAAAATATATGTAA
- a CDS encoding diacylglycerol/polyprenol kinase family protein produces MNIREIIEDLETRRKVFHLFALLLWLLPLNYLPSIITLLVFSLVIGLNLLTVLGVGKERLTFYYRFVYKLEREKNYSRPGIQALWANLGIFSVFLLFGKEPAMVSVVVLAVGDAFASVVGMRYGRTRMGSKSLEGSIAFFLSTFLVLLPFLGLWKAFLICIFSAIVEALPISVDDNFSVPLVAGVLYYML; encoded by the coding sequence ATGAACATAAGAGAAATTATAGAGGATTTAGAGACCAGAAGAAAGGTCTTTCATCTTTTTGCACTACTCCTTTGGCTTTTACCTTTGAACTATCTTCCAAGCATTATAACTCTACTGGTTTTTTCCCTTGTGATAGGGTTAAACCTGCTAACTGTCCTGGGCGTTGGCAAGGAAAGGCTGACTTTTTACTATAGGTTTGTTTACAAACTTGAAAGAGAGAAAAACTACTCAAGACCAGGAATACAGGCTCTGTGGGCAAACCTTGGAATATTTTCTGTATTTCTACTCTTTGGAAAAGAGCCTGCTATGGTATCTGTGGTAGTGCTTGCAGTAGGAGACGCCTTTGCCAGCGTGGTAGGAATGAGATACGGTAGAACAAGGATGGGAAGTAAAAGCCTTGAGGGAAGTATAGCCTTTTTCCTTTCAACCTTTCTGGTCCTTTTGCCCTTCTTAGGTTTGTGGAAGGCTTTTTTGATATGTATATTTTCTGCAATTGTTGAGGCTTTACCAATTAGTGTGGATGACAACTTTAGCGTGCCACTCGTAGCTGGTGTTTTATACTATATGTTATGA
- a CDS encoding AAA family ATPase → MKIKVENLARIRSAEIEIKPLTVFLGKNNTNKSYLSYVVYGVYRYMAEVLMEFLKGQDARKLDKIGVKHPDLVRILQERIEKMFRSESFSSFKLDIEFSEEESEMINKIIDNMLVIRKQEGNDKSLSMTLIRNFLELINTWVDVFYFPASRTGFVLALDALVIGVLRERYEGKYYEKLTEPVVDFIADFYRIKSQSEDLRGLSREKELLRKLSDMIDGEIWIDKNTKQLLCHPKGIRGQKKIEMHLVSSSIAELAPIYVFLANIEKLENHIFIIEEPEAHLHVENQIKITELIVSMVNSGAKVLITTHSDYIINALNICLGRYWVGDYEKESLDPNKIAVYLFKEEGRHIKVLPIPIEEHEGISFENFYTATDRLMEEEERIRDLLKSKVKANV, encoded by the coding sequence ATGAAGATAAAAGTAGAAAACTTAGCAAGAATAAGGTCTGCAGAAATAGAAATAAAGCCTCTAACTGTATTTCTTGGAAAAAATAACACTAATAAGAGTTATCTATCTTATGTGGTTTATGGTGTTTATAGATATATGGCGGAAGTATTGATGGAGTTTTTAAAAGGACAAGATGCGAGAAAATTGGATAAGATAGGTGTCAAGCATCCAGATTTAGTTAGAATACTACAAGAAAGGATAGAGAAAATGTTTAGAAGTGAAAGTTTTAGCTCATTTAAACTTGACATAGAATTTTCAGAGGAAGAAAGTGAGATGATAAACAAGATTATAGATAATATGTTAGTCATAAGAAAACAGGAGGGAAATGATAAATCTTTATCTATGACTTTAATTAGGAACTTTTTAGAGTTAATAAACACTTGGGTAGATGTTTTTTATTTTCCTGCAAGTAGAACTGGATTTGTCTTGGCTTTGGATGCTCTTGTAATAGGTGTTCTCAGAGAAAGGTATGAAGGGAAGTATTATGAAAAACTAACTGAGCCAGTAGTGGACTTTATCGCTGATTTTTATAGAATAAAGTCTCAATCTGAAGACCTTAGAGGCTTGAGTAGGGAAAAGGAATTACTCAGAAAATTAAGTGATATGATAGATGGAGAAATATGGATAGATAAAAACACAAAACAACTACTATGCCACCCAAAAGGCATTAGGGGACAGAAAAAGATAGAAATGCATCTCGTTTCTTCTTCTATTGCGGAGTTAGCTCCGATATATGTTTTCCTTGCAAACATTGAAAAACTTGAAAACCACATTTTTATAATAGAAGAGCCTGAAGCACACTTGCATGTGGAGAATCAAATCAAGATAACAGAACTAATAGTTAGCATGGTAAATTCTGGTGCTAAGGTGCTTATAACTACTCACAGTGATTATATAATCAACGCTTTAAATATATGCTTGGGAAGATATTGGGTAGGAGACTATGAGAAAGAAAGTTTAGACCCTAATAAAATTGCGGTATATCTTTTTAAGGAAGAGGGTAGACATATAAAGGTTTTACCCATACCTATAGAAGAGCATGAAGGAATATCCTTTGAAAACTTCTATACTGCAACAGATAGACTTATGGAAGAGGAAGAAAGAATAAGAGATTTATTGAAAAGCAAAGTAAAGGCAAATGTGTAA
- the murB gene encoding UDP-N-acetylmuramate dehydrogenase, translated as MSIQKSVKLSPFTTIKVGGIAKYFSQPTDEEELKRVIFFVQDKSLEVFPLGRGANTIFGDFEGLVLSTVNFRGIEVEKKEQYFLIRAKAGTPLSELVKFSLEENLEGFYRLGGFPATVGGAVAMNAGAFGYEISQHLVEVVFIDWEGRLQIAKKEDLHFSYRKSPFPELGIVLMATFEVPTAKHKVEEEFERIRKKRKQTQPINMPTSGSTFKNPQGEYAGRLLEKVGMRGYRMGNIAFSELHANFLVNLGGGTYQEVVRIVQEAKRRVFENFGIVLEEEVKLVEGCSAYGRKVCGA; from the coding sequence ATGTCAATACAAAAAAGCGTAAAGCTCTCACCTTTTACCACCATAAAAGTTGGTGGTATTGCAAAATATTTTAGCCAACCTACGGATGAAGAAGAGCTAAAGCGTGTGATATTCTTTGTACAGGATAAGAGTCTTGAGGTTTTTCCTCTTGGTAGAGGAGCAAACACTATTTTTGGAGACTTTGAGGGTTTAGTCTTGAGCACTGTTAATTTTAGAGGAATTGAGGTAGAGAAAAAGGAGCAATACTTTTTAATAAGGGCTAAAGCTGGCACGCCTTTGTCTGAGCTTGTTAAATTTTCCCTTGAAGAGAACCTTGAAGGTTTTTATAGGCTTGGGGGCTTTCCAGCTACAGTGGGCGGTGCGGTTGCCATGAACGCTGGAGCTTTTGGATACGAAATAAGCCAGCATCTTGTGGAGGTGGTCTTTATAGATTGGGAGGGAAGGCTTCAGATTGCAAAGAAGGAAGACCTGCACTTTTCTTATAGAAAATCTCCCTTTCCTGAGCTTGGAATAGTGCTTATGGCTACCTTTGAAGTGCCAACTGCTAAGCACAAAGTAGAGGAGGAGTTTGAGAGAATAAGGAAGAAAAGAAAACAGACCCAGCCTATAAACATGCCAACGAGTGGCTCTACCTTTAAGAACCCTCAAGGCGAATATGCGGGAAGGCTCTTAGAGAAGGTAGGAATGAGGGGCTATAGAATGGGCAATATTGCCTTTTCTGAATTGCATGCTAACTTTCTGGTGAACTTAGGTGGTGGCACTTACCAGGAAGTTGTTAGAATAGTACAAGAGGCAAAGAGAAGGGTGTTTGAGAATTTTGGTATAGTCTTGGAAGAGGAGGTAAAGCTCGTTGAGGGTTGTAGTGCTTATGGGCGGAAGGTCTGCGGAGCGTGA
- a CDS encoding D-alanine--D-alanine ligase family protein produces the protein MRVVVLMGGRSAEREISLKSGQAVLRALQELGHEAIALDLTEDLCEKLREIKPDKVFIALHGPYGEDGRVQGILDMLGIPYVGSGVLGSSIAMDKDITKKVLSFHGIKVPKWVCIRDEKEELSWDTYPAVVKPADQGSSVGLFVVCGEEEAEEAIKKCFEISKKVMVEEYIEGRDITVGILKGKPLPPIEIKPKKGIYDYESKYTKGMTEYVFLEDKELVEKLQEIAFLTHKFLELKDLSRVDFRVDKDGTPYLLEVNTIPGLTELSLFPMACRKIGLDFKEMIDMLLF, from the coding sequence TTGAGGGTTGTAGTGCTTATGGGCGGAAGGTCTGCGGAGCGTGAAATATCTCTCAAAAGTGGTCAGGCGGTATTAAGGGCACTCCAAGAGCTCGGACACGAAGCCATAGCCTTAGACCTAACAGAAGACCTTTGCGAAAAGCTGAGAGAAATAAAGCCTGATAAGGTATTTATAGCTCTTCATGGTCCTTATGGAGAGGACGGAAGGGTGCAAGGGATTCTTGACATGCTTGGAATTCCTTATGTGGGTTCTGGTGTTCTTGGAAGCAGTATAGCCATGGATAAGGATATAACAAAAAAGGTCCTTTCCTTTCATGGTATAAAAGTGCCTAAGTGGGTATGCATAAGAGATGAAAAGGAGGAGCTAAGCTGGGACACTTATCCTGCGGTTGTAAAACCTGCGGACCAGGGTTCAAGCGTCGGTCTCTTCGTAGTATGTGGTGAAGAGGAAGCAGAGGAAGCCATAAAAAAATGCTTTGAAATCTCAAAAAAGGTTATGGTAGAAGAATACATTGAAGGTAGGGACATTACGGTGGGAATCTTAAAAGGAAAGCCACTTCCACCTATAGAGATAAAGCCCAAGAAGGGAATTTATGACTACGAAAGTAAGTATACAAAAGGTATGACGGAATATGTCTTTTTAGAAGACAAAGAACTTGTTGAAAAACTCCAAGAAATTGCATTTCTCACTCATAAGTTTCTCGAACTCAAAGACCTTTCAAGAGTAGACTTTAGAGTAGACAAGGATGGGACTCCATACCTCTTAGAGGTTAACACTATACCTGGCTTGACGGAATTGAGCCTTTTTCCCATGGCTTGTAGAAAGATAGGACTTGATTTTAAGGAAATGATAGATATGTTATTATTTTAA
- a CDS encoding cell division protein FtsQ/DivIB — protein sequence MQKVGRRGKWLNYILSALWIFSMALSGFFFPYFTDKIDFFKIKALHIEGLETIPSEVVVNEIKRFKNNWLFINNTNLLKNLNSVTGNAIGRVKIDRIFSNGGVTLKVSIEERKPIFTVIKDDAVYFFDKDGIIFQSQYMKFVKPLVYTHDIELVRRNFNKLTMLINSLGKGLGEIYVTNLNTVVYTGEGIKITMPPIFLLNEQVVENVINTFKVYNIDMNTKELDLNIEGLVIIREVKR from the coding sequence ATGCAAAAGGTTGGGAGACGGGGAAAATGGCTCAATTATATTCTTTCCGCTCTATGGATTTTTTCAATGGCTCTTTCTGGGTTCTTTTTCCCTTATTTCACCGACAAGATAGACTTTTTCAAAATAAAGGCTCTACACATAGAGGGTCTAGAAACCATTCCATCTGAAGTTGTGGTTAATGAAATTAAAAGGTTTAAAAATAATTGGTTATTCATTAACAACACAAATCTATTAAAAAACCTTAATAGTGTAACCGGAAATGCAATTGGTAGAGTGAAAATAGACAGAATTTTTAGCAACGGAGGAGTGACATTAAAAGTATCTATCGAGGAAAGGAAGCCAATCTTCACAGTAATTAAGGATGATGCAGTATACTTCTTTGACAAAGATGGGATTATATTCCAATCACAATATATGAAATTTGTCAAACCTCTGGTATATACACATGATATTGAACTTGTAAGGAGAAACTTTAATAAATTAACTATGCTAATTAATTCACTGGGGAAAGGCTTGGGAGAAATCTACGTAACAAATCTTAATACGGTGGTTTACACTGGAGAGGGCATAAAGATAACTATGCCTCCCATATTTCTTTTGAACGAGCAGGTTGTGGAAAATGTGATCAATACCTTTAAAGTTTATAATATTGATATGAACACAAAAGAGTTAGATTTAAACATAGAGGGTTTAGTAATAATAAGAGAGGTGAAAAGGTAA
- the ftsA gene encoding cell division protein FtsA, with protein sequence MKLITALDIGTSKVVALVGEMDSYGDVHIIGIGESPSKGIDRGYVTRLDLAVNSVLSAVKEAQEMAGVKLSKVVLGISGPTLKSQNEKDTVSISSQSVEIDYTHIERLIERAIMRSREEGYEIISAIPRRFVLDEQEGVIDPVGLLGSKISAEVHVVKIGTSLLKNTEKVVTNAGMEIVGRFLSPLASAEAVLSHEEKEEGVLMMDMGAGLTNFVVFSEGSILVTGCIPMGGVNITKDIAHFMKINIEQAERIKIENGYALADAVNETERIKIKPRGEEKEVTVSRRQLAEVIQIRLEEIMEKVADYLNAQGVNLDSLHAGVVITGGSAKLAGMREFLERYFDLPVRIGYPMGVIGLKEKVQDPAYAVAVGLVKLAHREFALEKRGTLQKGQEKTTENNFNLSSLITRFKAFFKDIM encoded by the coding sequence ATGAAGCTCATAACAGCCCTTGACATAGGAACCAGTAAAGTAGTAGCCCTCGTGGGCGAGATGGATAGCTACGGAGATGTTCATATTATTGGCATAGGGGAGAGTCCCTCAAAGGGCATAGACAGGGGATATGTTACGAGGCTTGACCTTGCTGTAAACTCTGTCCTTAGTGCAGTTAAAGAAGCTCAAGAAATGGCTGGTGTAAAGCTCTCAAAAGTTGTGCTGGGTATTTCTGGTCCGACTCTGAAAAGCCAAAACGAGAAGGATACGGTAAGCATATCCTCTCAGTCCGTAGAGATAGACTATACGCACATAGAAAGGTTGATAGAGAGAGCAATAATGCGTTCAAGGGAGGAGGGCTATGAGATAATTAGTGCTATACCAAGAAGGTTTGTTTTGGACGAGCAAGAGGGCGTTATAGACCCAGTGGGACTTCTTGGTTCAAAAATTTCCGCAGAAGTGCATGTGGTGAAGATAGGGACAAGTCTTTTGAAAAATACAGAAAAGGTAGTAACGAATGCTGGCATGGAAATAGTGGGTAGATTTTTGTCTCCTCTTGCTTCAGCGGAAGCGGTGCTTAGCCACGAAGAGAAAGAGGAGGGGGTGCTTATGATGGATATGGGTGCAGGGCTTACCAATTTTGTGGTTTTTTCTGAGGGTTCTATACTTGTTACTGGCTGCATTCCTATGGGCGGTGTTAATATAACAAAGGACATTGCACATTTTATGAAGATAAATATAGAACAGGCTGAAAGAATAAAGATAGAAAATGGTTATGCCTTAGCGGATGCAGTAAACGAGACAGAAAGGATAAAGATAAAGCCCAGGGGTGAAGAAAAGGAAGTTACGGTAAGTAGAAGACAACTCGCTGAGGTTATACAAATAAGACTTGAAGAGATTATGGAAAAGGTGGCGGATTATCTGAACGCTCAGGGAGTAAACTTAGACTCACTTCATGCGGGCGTAGTTATAACAGGTGGTTCTGCAAAGTTGGCAGGCATGCGAGAATTTCTTGAGAGATACTTTGACCTTCCTGTAAGGATAGGCTATCCTATGGGTGTAATAGGTCTAAAGGAAAAGGTGCAAGACCCAGCTTATGCGGTAGCGGTGGGGCTTGTTAAGTTGGCTCACAGGGAGTTTGCTCTTGAAAAGAGAGGAACATTGCAGAAGGGACAGGAGAAAACCACAGAGAATAACTTTAACCTTTCAAGCCTTATAACAAGGTTCAAAGCCTTTTTTAAGGATATAATGTGA